In Mercenaria mercenaria strain notata chromosome 15, MADL_Memer_1, whole genome shotgun sequence, a single genomic region encodes these proteins:
- the LOC123547108 gene encoding signal peptide, CUB and EGF-like domain-containing protein 2 — MSELLIIILYDDLICLTLGDTCILEKTCTETCYRTSSYTVSCGTWGWRRCNRYRRVSYSCQQQCNEEICCDGYTGDDCLTPLCFNSTTCANGGTCVSPDNCTCTSGFSEPACDDIDECANQLDTCEHICVNTQGSYTCDCNNGYMLQPDLASCSDIDECINENGRCNQVCVNSEGSYSCACNQGYELSADELTCTDEDECANSTHECEHGCTNTVGSFGCYCHTGYELGIDDRSCDDLDECADGTSLCDHICVNTRGSYECECNAGYERQPDGLSCKDIDECSTNNGGCGQICTNHPGEYECSCFDGYRLVQQNQCEDINECSNNMQCDQTCTNSIGSFTCGCWEGYALDTNGRSCFNIDDCADITCKNNGSCIDGLSSFTCVCLPGFTGNLCELDVNECLFLNGGCNDLCMNTLGSFMCSCTGNRSLAANQRSCEGGDYTGTSVFERLRIARKRLPEGCFSFNIDDTRFLTSTLPWYCLHNDQSICYTSGVVHIKIGSRCHPISIQGLAIFNKDLLTITSNTFTYKDGSITKQETECKEIELSAKDS; from the exons GCGTGTGTCCTACAGTTGCCAACAGCAATGCAATGAAGAGATCTGCTGTGACGGATATACGGGGGATGACTGCCTAACAC CCCTTTGTTTCAATTCAACCACTTGTGCTAACGGCGGAACGTGTGTGTCCCCGGACAACTGTACATGTACCAGCGGCTTCTCCGAGCCAGCGTGTGATG ATATTGACGAGTGTGCAAACCAGTTGGATACATGTGAACACATATGTGTTAACACACAGGGATCGTACACGTGTGATTGCAACAATGGGTATATGCTTCAACCAGATCTAGCATCATGTTCAG atATTGACGAATGTATAAATGAAAATGGCCGATGTAACCAGGTGTGCGTTAATTCCGAAGGGTCATATAGCTGTGCTTGTAACCAAGGATACGAGCTGAGTGCAGATGAGCTTACTTGTACAG ACGAAGACGAATGTGCAAACAGTACGCATGAATGTGAGCACGGCTGTACAAATACCGTTGGCTCATTTGGCTGTTACTGTCACACGGGATATGAACTGGGCATTGATGACAGATCATGTGACG ATTTGGACGAGTGTGCTGATGGAACTTCCCTATGTGACCACATATGTGTGAATACACGTGGGTCATACGAATGCGAGTGCAATGCGGGGTATGAACGACAGCCAGACGGACTTTCTTGCAAAG ACATTGACGAATGTTCAACCAACAATGGAGGGTGCGGCCAGATATGCACCAACCACCCAGGTGAATATGAATGCTCGTGTTTTGATGGGTACCGCTTAGTACAACAAAATCAGTGTGAAG ATATCAACGAATGCAGCAACAACATGCAATGTGACCAAACGTGTACAAa cagtattggTTCTTTCACCTGTGGTTGTTGGGAAGGCTATGCCCTGGATACCAATGGTAGAAGTTGTTTCA ACATAGACGATTGTGCAGACATCACTTGCAAAAATAATGGAAGTTGTATAGATGGGTTATCTTCATTTACCTGCGTGTGTCTGCCGGGATTTACAGGAAACTTGTGCGAATTAG atGTGAATGAATGTTTATTTCTGAATGGAGGATGCAATGACCTATGTATGAACACGTTAGGTTCGTTCATGTGCAGTTGTACAGGGAACAGAAGCCTGGCAGCCAATCAACGTTCTTGTGAAGGAG GCGATTATACCGGCACTAGTGTGTTTGAGCGCCTTCGAATCGCTAGAAAGCGTTTGCCCGAAGGATGTTTTTCCTTCAACATTGACGATACTCGATTCTTAACATCTACGTTACCATGGTATTGCCTTCACAATGATCAATCCATTTGCTACACAAGCGGGGTTGTGCATATAAAAATTGGAAGCAGATGCCATCCTATATCTATTCAAGGACTTGCTATTTTCAACAAAGACTTGCTTACAATCACAAGCAACACATTCACATATAAAGACGGTTCAATCACAAAACAAGAAACAGAATGCAAAGAAATAGAACTCTCTGCCAAGGACAGTTAG
- the LOC123547114 gene encoding uncharacterized protein LOC123547114 — MSVVHPSTQSVIHMKSEFKQGSQIATTQWCTEAPVLSDRLYNVFRFSTDLRIEIYGESVYIQQPTSGEMLCLVLDVTDNDNGTAFLLIPEDLSKHIDDLTVYLRTKHHPRGVGISMGEAIHVNDEHLSFWNGYKAFTPTLPYPKLWVGSYTEISMFIMKFEGKESYFKSASSTETLLSSVDPYSSISTLDVTVAPSFDIHVLGKAFTETLGMLSFDIDLYRNEQGFNQCDENIVPDGLYFSLKTTVDPFKNVPILRHWSPYQDPAQVIDVLIGCRWTEPSQINISSFLTDLNETIGDLLAMQDEVKFSDLPDQLFQKVIIMQSAINKYYDGLYGAREQRMFLQNIWFLYKNIKRQVTLLHDTVEFSVSQTTDAFMTNVSENIEKVKKVLNDMIKRFYMQTKSLSTCTSLGLRYSVDISMFFGEESKIKLGWFNIEVFYSENMLQCSRFDAVSKLLNGQASLRVIGQASRSKSIGRFLDLEIGGGIGLAMSLEKYTAVMQFNSFIKILGVVCTVDTLVTFEGIFVYYETNIWNTFFSQIDVIISHNSFNNLLFDVNGRFVANDRKKRQTQTRTDSFSGSYISALKKLTNMIADKVNTRITLVQNSFTDAQTQLTKAQASLNKMEGVFLNMKESFDKAEAALAVARRKVDETRKPYLRAIEELNRRKIKVKNLCRIRKCDSFCIPGIRCKICSKKIWFARVYYPCCYFTRCMFRIPDPVCIIRNIACMIIRTIAFAALEAAKIFVRTAMIPFDIANLALTAAEFVLEKSRLSLEIAEHVFDLANAALEMVKISFEMIKVTLEAVKEAVRVAATVAQMIIEHGLQKIVDVRNCGFNVQISDRDLPIFYVYCDINLFRMGWMKVEFPINFLHPYLSIYHAAKATVKTAMRILKRRRKRSASFKAFSIIFDHLRRSRSDDIDIVYINESLGFEYNASTDYDYRTKLFAEKCRMIVKIEDFMSTSFEYLYTLANDSNEIYNIADQFEADISLMDINTFTANLSFENMGVSRDYAQEDYNLTDGEIDAAEEEAKNEVMNNSIINDFNARVNASRENTAAELNNIESVDFSTQWMALMNGVTKQFFEEDICAGFQDCILHCFTELYDLYEEEEVPNVALIQDAIMQLDENVTSMFLNTNVSIKEMVSTMKYVVSTLELVTKLNPFCAIPPTFRLQLNNITAVVGSEVVFPCDAIGDPEPDVWWYKDGDRIPGQHMAYLIIPKITPKDEGVYYCEAGNVVANLSSNEAHLFVIEFKGRKPVVDNINAFVYVFFAVAAVVLICIVVCCMAMQKAKIRNQNRIRDKYMHQESVEVQEEKSIKTTDVQTMHQDNSEIGSKDEKEDGMAEEKIPGLINVQEAQINITI, encoded by the exons ATGTCGGTAGTTCATCCGAGCACCCAATCTGTTATACACATGAAGTCAGAATTTAAACAAGGTAGTCAAATAGCGACAACACAGTGGTGTACTGAGGCGCCTGTGTTGTCTGATCGACTGTATAATGTCTTCCGGTTTTCTACTGACTTGAGAATAGAAATATACGGCGAGAGTGTCTACATACAGCAGCCAACATCTGGGGAAATGTTATGCTTGGTGCTCGATGTAACTGATAACGACAACGGAACTGCATTTTTACTGATACCTGAAGACTTGAGCAAACACATAGATGATCTAACAGTATATCTGAGAACAAAACATCACCCTAGAGGTGTAGGGATAAGCATGGGTGAGGCAATACATGTGAATGATGAACATTTATCTTTTTGGAACGGGTATAAGGCATTCACTCC AACTCTTCCATACCCGAAGCTATGGGTGGGTTCTTATACAGAAATTTCAATGTTTATAATGAAGTTTGAAGGGAAAGAAAGCTATTTCAAGTCAGCAAGTAGCACAGAGACG CTGCTTTCCTCAGTCGATCCATATAGCAGTATATCTACACTTGACGTCACTGTTGCTCCGTCATTTGATATACATGTCCTTGGTAAAGCATTCACGGAAACACTTGGTATGTTGTCATTTGACATCGACCTTTATCGAAATGAGCAAG GTTTTAATCAATGTGATGAAAACATCGTTCCCGATGGACTTTATTTTTCCTTAAAAACAACAGTGGACCCGTTTAAAAACGTACCAATTCTAAGGCACTGGAGCCCATATCAAGATCCAGCCCAAGTAATTGACGTGCTGATAGGTTGTCGTTGGACTGAACCTTCTCAAattaatatttcaagttttcttacagatttaaatgaaactatagGAGACCTTCTAGCAATGCAAGATGAGGTAAAATTTAGTGACTTGCCAGATCAGCTATTTCAGAAAGTTATCATAATGCAATCTGCTATTAACAAATACTATGACGGGCTATATGGCGCAAGAGAACAACGCATGTTTCTGCAAAATATTTGGTTTTTATATAAGAACATTAAACGTCAAGTCACACTGCTTCATGACACCGTAGAATTTTCAGTCTCACAAACAACTGACGCCTTTATGACAAATGTTAgcgaaaatattgaaaaagtaaaaaaagtattGAATGATATGATCAAGCGATTTTATATGCAAACTAAATCGTTATCAACATGCACGTCATTAGGATTAAGATATTCAGTAGACATATCTATGTTCTTTGGAGAAGAGTCCAAAATCAAATTAGGATGGTTTAATATAGAAGTATTTTACTCAGAAAATATGTTGCAGTGTAGTAGATTCGACGCTGTTTCAAAGCTGTTAAATGGTCAGGCGTCTTTGAGAGTAATTGGACAAGCCTCACGAAGTAAAAGTATTGGACGCTTTTTAGATTTGGAAATAGGTGGCGGCATAGGACTGGCAATGTCACTTGAAAAGTATACTGCTGTAATGCAATTTAATAGTTTTATTAAGATACTAGGCGTTGTATGTACCGTCGACACATTGGTTACTTTTGAAGGAATTTTCGTGTACTATGAAACGAATATTTGGAACACATTTTTCTCACAGATCGACGTTATCATTAGCCATAATTCATTCAATAACCTGCTTTTCGACGTAAATGGCCGATTTGTTGCTAATGATAGAAAGAAAAGGCAGACACAGACACGAACGGACTCTTTCTCTGGCTCATATATAAGTGCCTTGAAGAAGCTCACAAATATGATTGCTGATAAAGTGAATACGAGAATAACACTTGTACAGAATTCTTTTACTGATGCACAGACCCAGCTAACAAAAGCTCAAGCTTCCTTAAACAAAATGGAAGGTGTCTTTTTAAACATGAAGGAGAGTTTTGATAAAGCAGAGGCTGCTCTTGCAGTAGCAAGGAGAAAAGTAGACGAAACAAGGAAGCCTTATTTACGTGCAATAGAAGAATTAAATCGAAGAAAGATAAAAGTGAAGAATCTATGTAGAATACGAAAATGCGACTCCTTTTGTATCCCTGGAATTAGATGTAAAATATGTTCGAAGAAAATCTGGTTTGCTCGAGTTTATTACCCATGCTGTTATTTTACCAGATGTATGTTTCGAATTCCCGATCCAGTATGTATAATCCGAAATATAGCATGTATGATTATACGGACAATAGCATTTGCTGCTTTAGAAGCTGCTAAAATATTTGTGAGAACAGCGATGATTCCTTTCGATATTGCTAATCTTGCACTAACTGCTGCTGAATTCGTTCTCGAAAAGTCTCGTTTGTCACTTGAAATTGCAGAACACGTATTTGACCTCGCTAATGCAGCATTAGAAATGGTGAAAATctcttttgaaatgataaaagtaACATTAGAGGCAGTAAAAGAAGCAGTTAGAGTAGCAGCAACAGTTGCCCAAATGATAATAGAACATGGCTTGCAAAAAATTGTAGATGTACGAAATTGTGGGTTTAATGTTCAAATAAGTGATAGGGACCTCccaatattttatgtttactgCGATATAAATCTATTCAGAATGGGTTGGATGAAAGTAGAGTTTCCAATTAATTTCTTACATCCATACTTGAGCATATATCATGCAGCAAAAGCAACAGTAAAAACAGCTATGCGAATATTAAAAAGACGAAGAAAGAGAAGTGCTTCTTTTAAAGCATTCTCGATAATATTTGATCATCTTCGCCGCTCGAGAAGTGACGATATagatattgtttacataaatgaatCGCTAGGGTTTGAATATAATGCTAGCACCGATTACGATTACAGGACTAAATTATTCGCTGAGAAATGTCGCATGATAGTGAAAATCGAAGACTTTATGTCAACTTCCTTCGAGTATTTATACACACTCGCAAACGATTCAAACGAGATTTATAATATTGCAGACCAGTTTGAAGCTGATATTTCTTTAATGGACATAAACACTTTTACAGCAAatctttcttttgaaaatatgGGTGTAAGCAGAGACTACGCTCAAGAGGATTATAATCTAACTGACGGAGAAATTGATGCTGCAGAGGAAGAAGCAAAAAATGAAGTTATGAATAATTCgataataaatgattttaatgcAAGAGTGAATGCGTCAAGAGAAAATACTGCAGCTGAACTGAATAACATTGAATCAGTTGATTTCTCAACCCAATGGATGGCTCTTATGAATGGTGTCACAAAACAATTCTTTGAGGAAGATATATGTGCAGGTTTCCAAGACTGTATCCTACACTGTTTCACCGAGCTTTACGATCTTTACGAAGAGGAAGAAGTACCAAACGTGGCCTTGATTCAAGATGCTATCATGCAGTTAGACGAAAATGTTACAAGCATGTTTCTGAACACAAATGTCTCAATTAAAGAAATGGTGTCAACGATGAAATATGTTGTGTCGACTCTTGAACTCGTAACAAAGCTAAATCCTTTCTGCGCCATCCCTCCGACGTTCCGACTTCAGTTGAATAACATAACGGCGGTAGTTGGATCAGAAGTTGTATTTCCTTGTGACGCAATTGGAGACCCAGAACCAGATGTTTGGTGGTATAAAGATGGCGATCGTATTCCGGGACAACATATGGCCTACTTAATTATACCTAAAATCACACCCAAAGACGAAGGTGTCTACTATTGTGAGGCTGGCAATGTAGTCGCAAATCTGTCCTCAAATGAAGCACATTTATTTGTCATAGAATTCAAAG gTCGAAAGCCAGTAGTAGACAATATAAATGCTTTCGTCTATGTATTCTTTGCTGTGGCTGCTGTAGTTCTCATATGCATCGTGGTATGCTGTATGGCAATGCAAAAGGCGAAGATCAGAAACCAAAACCGCATACGTGATAAGTACATGCATCAAGAAAGTGTGGAAGTGCAGGAAGAAAAGTCCATCAAGACTACCGACGTGCAAACAATGCACCAAGACAACTCCGAGATAGGATCAAAGGATGAAAAGGAAGACGGGATGGCGGAAGAAAAAATACCGGGCTTGATAAATGTACAGGAGGCACAAATAAACATCACAATATAA